Proteins from a single region of Runella sp. SP2:
- a CDS encoding outer membrane beta-barrel protein codes for MIRKKLLVMVMGFLGYAASVKAQDIQSNTEGFNIGVHAGVGNWSSSYFLNLDELEPMGVGGGVRLGYGLNQRFEVFAQYNAKTFAIKNDWDTYRISSLGAGIRVHFGGTLQQLRPYVEGGVAGVNLLINPVLFNGDLVEYRLKGSSLALGTGINYFLSPNLALHANATGTFGKFNSFQIDSRGIQDRPDVRTLQFSLGINFFFN; via the coding sequence ATGATACGGAAAAAATTACTTGTAATGGTGATGGGCTTTTTAGGCTATGCCGCAAGCGTCAAAGCACAAGATATTCAATCTAATACCGAAGGCTTCAACATTGGTGTTCATGCGGGAGTGGGAAATTGGTCTTCGAGTTATTTTCTCAATTTAGACGAATTAGAGCCTATGGGTGTGGGAGGTGGAGTGCGTTTGGGCTATGGACTGAATCAGCGTTTTGAGGTATTTGCGCAGTACAATGCCAAAACATTTGCCATTAAAAACGACTGGGACACTTACCGCATTTCTTCATTAGGGGCAGGAATTAGGGTGCATTTTGGGGGAACACTCCAGCAGTTGCGACCCTACGTAGAAGGAGGGGTGGCAGGAGTGAATTTGCTCATCAACCCTGTTTTGTTCAATGGTGACTTGGTCGAATATCGGCTTAAAGGCTCTTCCTTGGCATTGGGGACAGGGATAAACTATTTTTTATCTCCCAATTTGGCCTTACACGCCAACGCCACGGGCACTTTTGGAAAATTTAATTCTTTTCAAATAGACAGTCGCGGTATCCAAGACCGTCCCGATGTTCGTACGCTCCAGTTTTCGCTAGGTATCAACTTTTTTTTCAATTAA
- a CDS encoding serine/threonine-protein kinase, with translation MIGRTIQNYHVEELLGEGGMGTVYRGTDTLLRRPVAIKMLHPHLLKDSTFMDRFRNEAVLSAQLNHPNVATLYNLLHDRTDNLMVMELVDGFTIERLLTKHGKLSLETTFRIIAQALDGLQHAHNKGILHRDIKPANLMLTHEGVVKLMDFGIARLVGSQRLTRADRVVGTLEYMAPELLNGAEPSVQSDLYAIGVLMYEMLSGKMPFEPTTESTLITQILTKKPIPIRNRMADLPRSVEEILDKLLQKKPEKRFEKASELKYALLSVVAAGPIVLQTAEGKSGKTLPATKLANAQPNKPQVGPTRLASSTSDTIPKKTSKLQSQLLSLEGLILLGAIVIALGIIGFWFVNTDPTPTSQVARDTTTHSKLHPTISPTVKEIKPDSTNVAVENRQIITTPSTTSPVVSLPPAPKQIEPEPTEPKTQKPVRKKESPKTPVQEKPREEAPVAVSPKEEPKPVQKEEPIVKKEPSKRNVTVEVRNEPFSVEFSQTVTSEASEGQTVWLQTVSGISVDGVTVVQTGARVRAIVQDARSSSNSQKALLSLRFEAVEAVNGQWLPVKFPEYSDKSSDQVVFQRGRRVNNLRVSRSTLTLQL, from the coding sequence ATGATTGGGCGCACGATTCAGAATTACCACGTCGAAGAACTTCTCGGAGAAGGAGGGATGGGGACGGTGTATCGAGGAACGGATACGCTACTTCGTCGTCCTGTGGCCATTAAAATGCTGCATCCGCATCTGTTGAAAGATTCGACCTTTATGGATCGTTTTCGGAACGAGGCCGTGTTGTCGGCGCAGCTCAACCATCCCAATGTTGCCACGCTTTATAACTTGCTGCACGACCGCACCGATAACCTCATGGTGATGGAGTTAGTGGATGGTTTTACGATTGAGCGGTTGCTGACCAAACACGGAAAATTGTCGTTAGAAACGACGTTTCGGATTATCGCGCAAGCGCTGGATGGCCTACAACACGCACATAACAAAGGCATTTTACACCGCGACATCAAGCCCGCTAACCTGATGTTGACCCACGAAGGCGTGGTAAAATTGATGGATTTTGGCATTGCTCGATTGGTAGGTAGCCAACGGTTGACGCGGGCTGATAGGGTAGTTGGTACCCTCGAATACATGGCGCCCGAGTTGCTCAACGGAGCCGAGCCTTCGGTGCAGTCAGATTTGTATGCTATTGGGGTGCTGATGTATGAAATGCTATCGGGGAAAATGCCCTTTGAGCCAACGACGGAGTCCACACTCATTACCCAAATTTTGACCAAAAAGCCGATTCCCATCCGAAATCGGATGGCGGATTTACCAAGGTCGGTAGAGGAAATTTTGGATAAATTACTTCAAAAAAAGCCCGAAAAACGCTTTGAAAAGGCTTCAGAACTGAAATACGCGCTATTGTCGGTGGTGGCGGCGGGGCCGATTGTGTTGCAAACGGCGGAGGGGAAATCAGGAAAAACCCTGCCTGCCACGAAATTGGCCAATGCCCAACCGAATAAACCACAGGTAGGGCCGACGCGGTTAGCGTCATCTACCTCTGACACCATTCCCAAAAAAACCTCAAAACTACAATCACAGCTGCTGAGTTTGGAAGGTTTAATTTTATTAGGGGCGATTGTGATAGCGCTTGGAATAATTGGTTTTTGGTTTGTCAATACCGACCCCACGCCTACGTCACAAGTAGCCCGAGACACGACCACACATTCTAAATTACATCCAACTATTTCGCCTACGGTCAAAGAAATAAAGCCTGATTCGACAAACGTAGCTGTTGAAAACCGCCAAATTATAACAACACCGTCCACGACTTCGCCCGTAGTTTCCTTGCCACCCGCGCCAAAGCAAATTGAACCTGAGCCTACCGAGCCCAAAACGCAGAAACCTGTCCGTAAAAAAGAGTCGCCTAAAACGCCTGTTCAAGAAAAACCTCGGGAAGAGGCGCCCGTTGCCGTTTCGCCCAAAGAAGAGCCTAAGCCCGTACAAAAAGAAGAACCTATTGTGAAAAAAGAACCTTCCAAACGAAACGTAACGGTGGAGGTGAGAAACGAACCATTTTCGGTAGAGTTTTCGCAAACGGTCACTTCAGAAGCATCAGAAGGACAAACGGTTTGGTTGCAAACGGTTTCAGGTATTTCGGTGGACGGCGTAACAGTGGTGCAAACGGGTGCGCGGGTGCGGGCCATTGTGCAAGACGCGCGCTCGTCGAGCAATTCCCAAAAGGCCCTCTTATCGCTTCGTTTTGAGGCGGTTGAAGCTGTCAATGGGCAGTGGTTGCCCGTCAAATTTCCTGAATACAGCGATAAATCAAGCGATCAAGTCGTATTTCAACGAGGACGCCGCGTCAACAATCTTCGCGTGTCTCGTAGCACGCTTACACTCCAACTTTAA
- a CDS encoding Stp1/IreP family PP2C-type Ser/Thr phosphatase, with amino-acid sequence MFWKKWLSGKTAEASSSNSVDLRAVVVSDVGCVRVNNEDAARFVRPATALIRTTKGFLAIVADGMGGHAAGEIASQLAVETIAKTYYQREESPEESLFFALTKANRAIWQTASKNTRYRGMGTTCTTIAVCEDQLFLAHVGDSRAYILKNGQLLPLSNDHTYVQSLVQQGIITTAEAEKHPERNVLTRAMGTHNKVEIDVQALPQLFENDDRLLLCTDGLYDYLNNDEIAQLLMIPLLNEAAHQLVELAKQRGGHDNITVLLVERMSNESFQSVRPTEEING; translated from the coding sequence ATGTTTTGGAAAAAATGGTTATCGGGCAAAACAGCGGAAGCCTCTTCCTCAAATTCGGTGGATTTGCGCGCAGTGGTGGTGTCAGACGTCGGGTGTGTGCGGGTCAATAATGAAGATGCTGCGCGTTTTGTCCGTCCTGCCACGGCCTTGATTCGAACCACCAAAGGTTTTTTGGCCATTGTTGCCGATGGAATGGGTGGCCACGCTGCGGGCGAAATAGCCTCTCAATTGGCAGTAGAAACAATCGCTAAAACTTATTACCAACGCGAAGAATCGCCCGAAGAAAGCTTGTTTTTTGCGTTGACCAAAGCCAATCGGGCTATTTGGCAAACGGCAAGCAAAAATACGCGCTACCGAGGCATGGGCACGACCTGCACGACGATTGCAGTATGTGAAGACCAACTATTTTTGGCCCACGTGGGCGACAGTCGGGCGTATATTTTAAAAAATGGACAACTGTTGCCGCTTTCCAACGACCATACCTACGTTCAGTCGCTGGTTCAACAGGGTATTATTACGACGGCTGAAGCCGAAAAACATCCCGAACGTAATGTACTCACGAGAGCAATGGGTACGCACAACAAGGTAGAGATTGACGTGCAAGCGTTGCCCCAATTATTTGAAAATGATGACCGCTTGCTGCTTTGCACCGACGGACTGTATGATTACCTCAACAACGACGAAATCGCGCAATTACTCATGATTCCCCTGCTCAATGAGGCCGCACATCAATTGGTCGAATTGGCCAAACAACGAGGTGGTCACGATAATATCACGGTATTGCTGGTTGAGCGCATGAGTAACGAGTCGTTTCAGTCGGTTCGACCCACCGAAGAAATCAATGGATAA
- a CDS encoding serine/threonine-protein kinase, which translates to MQEPLIHRTIRGYQLTQWLGAGGMGEVYMAQHQTTRRTAAVKVLYRADQAARFRNEAYIQASVQHPHIAALYEYVIEDSTPCIIMEYVEGITLEKLIKRQGRLPESFVWKVLAQVATAVAHLHQKGIIHRDLKPGNVKVNKDSFAKLLDFGIAKSAYTPKLTQEGYIVGTAHYMAPEQFQGKVSMQSDCWALGVLLYEMLTGYLPFNGRTETEIRVKIEKGDYTEPDLLAPQISKRSKRLIGKLLRVNPTSRISAAALIQELESPQSDHGFGLTDWVDNLTEFVEKLPVKRWFKNR; encoded by the coding sequence ATGCAAGAGCCATTAATACATCGAACAATTCGAGGCTACCAACTTACGCAGTGGTTGGGAGCAGGAGGGATGGGGGAGGTTTACATGGCCCAGCATCAGACTACTCGCCGAACGGCCGCCGTCAAGGTGCTGTACCGTGCCGACCAAGCGGCTCGTTTTCGGAACGAAGCCTACATCCAAGCCTCGGTACAGCACCCCCACATTGCCGCTCTGTACGAATACGTTATCGAAGACAGCACCCCTTGCATCATTATGGAATACGTGGAGGGAATCACGCTCGAAAAGCTCATCAAGCGCCAAGGACGCCTTCCTGAGTCGTTTGTGTGGAAAGTGTTGGCGCAGGTGGCTACCGCAGTGGCTCATTTACACCAAAAAGGAATTATTCACCGCGATTTGAAGCCAGGCAATGTGAAGGTCAACAAAGATAGTTTTGCCAAACTTCTTGATTTTGGAATCGCTAAATCGGCCTATACACCTAAGTTGACGCAAGAAGGCTACATCGTCGGAACGGCGCATTACATGGCTCCTGAGCAGTTTCAAGGAAAGGTAAGTATGCAGTCCGATTGCTGGGCGTTGGGGGTTTTGTTGTACGAAATGCTGACAGGTTATTTGCCCTTCAACGGACGTACTGAAACCGAGATTCGGGTTAAGATTGAAAAAGGAGATTATACCGAGCCCGATTTGTTGGCACCACAAATTTCGAAACGGAGCAAACGCTTGATTGGTAAACTGTTGCGTGTCAATCCGACCAGTCGCATCAGCGCGGCGGCCTTGATTCAAGAGTTAGAAAGCCCGCAGTCGGACCATGGATTTGGGCTTACCGACTGGGTGGATAACTTGACCGAATTTGTTGAAAAACTACCCGTAAAGCGTTGGTTTAAAAATAGATAA
- a CDS encoding trypsin-like peptidase domain-containing protein produces the protein MNPSIKNFVIRHLVGAKANQIEEFDFSRHNELTLGRSGDSDVQFDPEIDTVVSREHGKIVKDGPLAFTLIDNNSRNGIFVNKVRVKGSTPIQPGDEVQLGSNGPVFLFDVDPRPAELMPATRFVEVVKPTSEFVPAEVAAASPEKSGIGKQTFERVITHERQKSQRTLVASVAGLIIVAGAAFFAFKDKIAPQITNVVKNDTTLVTNVTNVVKESFDPEAIAKANIDKVVLIEFSSKLVHAPSGDDIYHRYETYKGIDRPIPVYVEVDGQIEPLLDLKKNTPNGQPIALQGSGSGFVVSKEGYILTNRHVAASWHSYYSFPEDAFPGVLYRFQGGEMQIAGIITQEMGQNIRWIPAETKLFGKKPVSGKIIDGTNTYIDVTFAKNDQRTPAKVVRVSNKHDVAMIKIDLPSEMQAVTMKDADATIAPGQKVVTMGYPGISPSVVVATAGNDFANRTTQVVTVPDPTVTDGSVGKVIRGTTNTSKESGVVGYYSTFGDYYQLTVNATGAGNSGGPVFDKEGNVIGIFTASTSRADATRITFAVPIHYGLELMGNTKVIN, from the coding sequence ATGAACCCTTCTATTAAAAACTTTGTCATTCGTCACCTTGTAGGTGCTAAAGCTAACCAAATCGAAGAATTTGATTTTAGCCGACACAACGAACTCACATTAGGCCGTTCGGGCGATAGCGACGTGCAGTTTGATCCCGAAATCGATACCGTGGTGAGCCGCGAACACGGAAAAATTGTCAAAGACGGCCCGTTGGCATTTACCTTGATTGACAACAACAGCCGAAACGGAATTTTTGTCAACAAGGTGCGGGTGAAAGGCAGCACGCCGATTCAGCCAGGCGACGAGGTGCAACTGGGAAGCAATGGCCCCGTCTTTTTATTTGATGTAGATCCTCGCCCCGCCGAATTGATGCCTGCTACGCGTTTTGTAGAAGTGGTGAAGCCCACCAGCGAGTTTGTTCCTGCCGAAGTAGCAGCGGCTTCTCCCGAAAAGTCAGGCATCGGGAAGCAAACGTTTGAGCGCGTCATCACGCACGAACGACAGAAATCACAGCGCACGTTGGTAGCGTCTGTAGCAGGGCTTATCATTGTGGCAGGAGCGGCATTTTTTGCTTTTAAAGACAAGATAGCCCCGCAAATTACCAACGTCGTCAAAAATGATACAACCTTGGTTACCAACGTTACGAATGTTGTCAAAGAATCATTTGACCCCGAAGCCATTGCCAAAGCCAACATTGATAAAGTGGTGCTTATTGAGTTTAGTTCAAAACTTGTTCATGCGCCATCGGGCGACGATATTTACCACCGCTATGAAACCTACAAGGGCATCGACCGCCCCATTCCAGTCTATGTAGAAGTCGATGGCCAAATCGAACCTCTGCTTGATTTAAAGAAAAATACGCCCAATGGACAGCCCATTGCGTTGCAAGGAAGCGGTTCGGGATTTGTAGTGTCAAAAGAAGGTTACATTCTTACCAACCGCCACGTTGCTGCAAGCTGGCACTCTTATTATAGTTTTCCTGAAGACGCTTTCCCTGGGGTATTGTACCGTTTCCAAGGAGGAGAGATGCAAATAGCGGGAATTATCACGCAAGAAATGGGCCAAAACATCCGCTGGATACCTGCCGAGACAAAACTGTTTGGTAAAAAGCCCGTTTCAGGAAAAATCATTGATGGAACGAATACGTATATAGATGTAACGTTTGCCAAAAACGACCAGCGTACCCCTGCTAAAGTGGTTCGGGTATCCAACAAACACGATGTGGCAATGATTAAAATTGATTTGCCTAGCGAAATGCAAGCCGTGACCATGAAAGATGCAGATGCGACGATTGCTCCAGGCCAAAAAGTGGTAACGATGGGTTACCCAGGCATCTCTCCCAGCGTAGTGGTCGCAACCGCAGGCAATGATTTTGCGAATCGTACTACACAAGTGGTGACAGTTCCCGACCCAACGGTCACGGATGGAAGCGTTGGTAAAGTCATTCGAGGAACGACCAATACGTCTAAAGAAAGTGGCGTAGTAGGCTATTACAGCACCTTTGGGGATTATTATCAGCTGACCGTGAATGCGACGGGGGCAGGAAACAGCGGAGGGCCTGTGTTTGACAAAGAAGGAAATGTGATTGGCATCTTTACGGCCAGTACCAGCCGCGCTGATGCGACAAGAATCACCTTTGCCGTACCTATTCACTACGGACTAGAATTGATGGGAAATACCAAAGTAATCAACTAA
- a CDS encoding ABC transporter ATP-binding protein, with the protein MSTSTLIKKLWPFVQKYRQSLVGALVLTSIGALLAQVTPLVMEYTVNRVQLMLRDKTQGLDAWTVVGWLVLILLSKEILSLLIQLGQKFLSDRLRFRLAADLHNYTIRRMVSYHLSFFALPQNAIGKLEKRIDKGIESLTKTVKNIFVDIVPMFANAALALALMYKKNVWVGVCATVVMPLYALISREQSRRQKSIRHSIQHFREEKANTLFSLIESIFVVKSFVRESYEASRQQTLTQFLSDSEVKHHRTNYLFDGLKSIAEQLGIIMVFVVTIYFVLNQQMTVGAILLHIMLFNNVSAPVRHLHRIYDEYSEALTYAEGFFDMIENDTYLVAEGGVKSPKMQGTFEMKAVDFVYPNGKQALKNVQLTIEAGKTTALVGLSGAGKSSAMNVLTGFYSPSRGQVLLDGRLLGEYDQHWVRENVGLVMQKNHIFSGTVEENIRYGKLEATGEEIIEAAKKASLHDQILQLPKGYQSEAKALSGGQQQRIAIARLFLKNPPVIFLDEPTASLDAITAEQIKDSIDAIKKDRTVLIISHNISQIMDADQIYVMQEGEIIGRGNHESLYAEGGLYRDIIDSNARTLNIGRLAATVLQ; encoded by the coding sequence ATGTCCACAAGTACGTTGATAAAAAAACTTTGGCCGTTTGTCCAAAAATACCGCCAAAGCCTCGTGGGGGCGTTGGTGTTGACCTCCATTGGGGCATTGTTGGCGCAAGTCACGCCCCTTGTGATGGAATATACCGTGAATCGGGTGCAATTGATGCTCCGCGACAAAACCCAAGGGCTTGATGCCTGGACGGTGGTGGGTTGGTTGGTGCTGATTTTGTTGAGCAAAGAAATCTTGAGCTTGCTGATTCAATTAGGGCAAAAGTTTTTGAGCGATCGCTTGCGGTTTCGATTAGCGGCAGATTTGCATAATTATACCATTCGACGGATGGTCTCATACCATTTGTCGTTTTTTGCGTTGCCCCAAAATGCCATTGGTAAACTCGAAAAACGCATCGACAAAGGCATTGAAAGCCTGACCAAAACCGTCAAAAACATTTTTGTGGACATCGTTCCCATGTTTGCCAATGCCGCACTGGCGTTGGCATTGATGTACAAAAAAAACGTTTGGGTGGGCGTGTGCGCTACCGTTGTCATGCCTTTGTATGCTCTTATTAGCCGTGAGCAATCGCGCCGCCAAAAGTCGATTCGACACAGCATTCAGCACTTTCGGGAAGAGAAAGCCAATACCCTTTTTAGCTTGATTGAATCCATTTTTGTGGTAAAATCATTTGTGCGCGAAAGCTACGAAGCCAGTCGCCAGCAGACGCTTACGCAGTTTTTATCAGACAGCGAAGTGAAGCACCACCGTACCAATTACCTTTTCGATGGGCTCAAAAGCATTGCCGAGCAGTTGGGGATTATTATGGTGTTTGTGGTGACGATTTACTTTGTGTTGAACCAACAAATGACCGTAGGGGCGATTTTGTTACACATCATGTTGTTCAACAACGTATCGGCTCCCGTGCGGCATTTACACCGTATCTATGACGAGTACAGCGAAGCGCTTACCTACGCCGAAGGTTTTTTTGACATGATTGAAAACGATACCTACCTCGTAGCGGAGGGAGGTGTAAAAAGCCCAAAAATGCAAGGTACGTTTGAGATGAAAGCGGTGGATTTTGTGTACCCTAATGGTAAACAAGCCCTCAAAAACGTTCAACTTACTATTGAAGCGGGCAAAACCACAGCCTTGGTAGGGCTGTCGGGAGCAGGGAAGAGTTCGGCTATGAATGTGTTGACAGGTTTCTACAGTCCTTCGCGGGGGCAAGTCTTGCTGGACGGGCGTTTGTTGGGAGAGTATGACCAACATTGGGTACGGGAAAACGTAGGCTTAGTCATGCAGAAAAACCATATTTTTTCGGGAACAGTGGAGGAAAATATCCGCTACGGGAAACTGGAAGCGACGGGAGAAGAAATTATAGAAGCTGCCAAAAAAGCATCGCTTCACGACCAGATTTTACAGCTTCCCAAAGGTTACCAATCGGAAGCCAAAGCGCTGTCGGGTGGGCAGCAGCAGCGGATTGCCATTGCGCGTTTATTTCTCAAAAACCCGCCTGTTATTTTTCTCGATGAACCTACGGCTAGTTTGGATGCAATTACTGCCGAGCAAATCAAGGACAGCATTGATGCCATAAAGAAGGATCGAACGGTGCTGATTATTTCGCATAATATCAGCCAAATCATGGATGCCGACCAGATTTATGTCATGCAAGAAGGCGAAATCATCGGCCGTGGCAATCATGAAAGCTTGTATGCCGAAGGCGGGCTCTACCGCGACATTATTGACTCCAACGCCCGCACGCTCAACATTGGACGCCTAGCCGCTACGGTTTTGCAATAG
- a CDS encoding tetratricopeptide repeat protein has translation MKKWLFCIWWFSLAAQAQKADSLVGVLKKAPSDTNKVNTLFELGRAYWREGNDSLARLYCDQSIALAQQLHYPRGEAKARLQLVRIEFEYLTDLKTAYAHLDMALKNAQSIPDKSLEGQVYLRRAQLYESFFEKQSQVNPLLNKALRLFIEANDLVWQGTVYAEMATLLTNEGKYAEAVDLMLKARRLQEKANDINALRSTIPNLGTFYASLGRYKDALQCYKDAEKIADKLNDLRLRAYVIGQRADIYEKQKQYPEALKAFQEAAKIHEMTRSTQWLPRTYGRMGGVYFQLKDYKKALYYTTIADSVYKSEIDSKESLEHVCQINFGNIFLAQKQYEKVVKYATTGIEWASSSQPPLRRELAEYHRQLAEAYTRLGKPALALTHFKQFKAESDSLINNEVLQKTMVSSMTYDFEKKQQVNKLRIQTLENEKLTQTRNILLGLSAIGLLGLAFVLWYNRRLKLKNQELSRKNREIEEALFKGQKIERKRVASELHDNLNTKLAAFRWHLEAMQTDELNGFNQKIHDKLLEMANDVYADVRLISHNMLPAELETEGLASALQKLVEKLNINTKTLFHLVTTSPFPRLPSSVEHQLYNIALELINNVIKHAQATEVWLSLSHNENQLSLTVSDDGIGMPQEIHSEGMGMQNLKNRVASLQGELSIESEPSKGTKVSVNIQL, from the coding sequence ATGAAGAAATGGTTGTTTTGTATTTGGTGGTTTTCACTGGCAGCACAAGCCCAGAAAGCAGATTCGTTGGTGGGAGTTTTGAAAAAAGCCCCCAGTGACACCAACAAAGTGAACACCCTTTTCGAACTCGGTAGGGCCTATTGGCGGGAAGGAAATGACTCTTTGGCGCGGCTGTACTGTGACCAATCCATTGCCTTGGCCCAGCAGCTCCATTACCCCCGAGGAGAAGCCAAAGCGCGTTTGCAGTTGGTACGAATCGAATTTGAATACCTCACTGACCTAAAGACCGCTTATGCGCATTTGGACATGGCGTTGAAAAATGCTCAATCTATTCCTGACAAATCATTGGAAGGACAGGTTTATCTTCGTCGGGCGCAGCTGTACGAGTCATTTTTTGAGAAACAATCTCAAGTCAATCCTTTATTAAACAAAGCATTACGCCTTTTTATAGAAGCCAACGACTTGGTTTGGCAAGGAACTGTGTATGCTGAAATGGCCACGCTACTTACCAACGAAGGAAAATACGCCGAAGCCGTTGATTTGATGCTCAAAGCACGGCGTTTGCAAGAAAAAGCCAATGACATCAACGCACTGCGTTCTACGATACCCAATTTGGGCACTTTCTACGCTTCATTGGGTCGGTACAAAGACGCCCTCCAATGTTACAAAGACGCCGAAAAAATCGCCGACAAGCTCAACGATTTACGCCTTCGAGCGTATGTTATCGGGCAGCGCGCTGACATTTACGAAAAACAAAAACAATATCCCGAAGCGCTCAAGGCTTTCCAAGAAGCCGCCAAAATCCACGAAATGACCCGCTCTACCCAATGGCTCCCGCGCACGTACGGACGAATGGGTGGGGTCTATTTTCAGCTTAAAGATTACAAAAAGGCACTTTATTATACGACTATCGCCGACAGTGTGTATAAAAGCGAAATTGACTCCAAAGAATCGTTGGAACACGTATGTCAAATCAATTTTGGCAACATTTTTTTAGCCCAAAAACAGTATGAGAAAGTGGTCAAATACGCGACTACGGGCATCGAATGGGCTTCTTCTTCCCAACCTCCGCTTCGGAGAGAATTGGCCGAATACCATCGTCAGTTGGCTGAGGCATATACCCGTTTGGGAAAACCTGCATTGGCATTAACTCATTTTAAACAATTTAAGGCGGAGTCGGACAGTCTCATCAACAACGAGGTATTGCAAAAAACCATGGTTTCGTCGATGACCTACGATTTTGAGAAAAAACAACAAGTCAACAAACTCCGCATCCAAACCCTCGAAAACGAAAAACTGACCCAAACCCGAAACATCCTCCTTGGACTTTCGGCCATTGGGCTGCTGGGATTGGCTTTTGTGCTCTGGTATAACCGCCGTTTGAAGCTTAAAAACCAAGAACTCAGCCGTAAAAATCGCGAAATTGAGGAAGCCTTATTCAAAGGTCAAAAAATAGAACGTAAACGCGTCGCTTCTGAGCTTCACGATAACCTAAACACCAAACTCGCCGCATTTCGCTGGCATTTGGAAGCCATGCAAACCGACGAATTAAACGGCTTTAATCAAAAAATCCACGACAAACTTCTCGAAATGGCCAACGATGTCTATGCCGATGTCAGGCTCATTTCCCACAATATGCTCCCCGCCGAGCTCGAAACTGAAGGCTTGGCTTCCGCGCTCCAAAAACTGGTGGAGAAATTGAACATCAACACCAAAACACTCTTTCACTTGGTCACAACCAGCCCTTTTCCTCGCCTCCCGTCGTCGGTTGAACACCAATTGTACAATATTGCATTGGAACTAATCAACAACGTTATTAAACACGCCCAAGCAACCGAAGTTTGGCTCAGCCTCAGCCACAACGAAAACCAACTTTCGCTGACTGTAAGTGACGACGGTATTGGGATGCCCCAAGAAATCCATTCCGAGGGCATGGGTATGCAAAACCTTAAAAACCGTGTCGCATCCTTGCAAGGCGAGCTGTCTATCGAAAGTGAGCCCAGCAAAGGCACAAAAGTATCCGTCAACATACAGCTTTAA